The region CGCGGCCGAGGAAATCAACCGCATCGCCTCGGACTACATCCCGGAAAGCGAGCTGATGCGCTTGCCAACGGGCCGGGCCACTAAGGTCTCCCCTGTCTTCGCCGAACTCCTGACCGCCTCCTTCCACTTCGCCGAAGCCACCGGCGGTGCCTTCGATCCCACGCTCGGCCGCCTGACCAAGCTCTGGCGGGAAAGCCGCCGCACCGGCCAACTCCCGGAACCCGCAGACCTCGCCAATGCCCGGGAAGCCAGCGGCTGGAAGCACGCCACCTGGGACCCCGCCGCCTCCACCATCCTGCTGGGTAAACCCGGCATGCAGCTCGACCTCGGTGGCATCGCCAAGGGCTTCGCCGCGGAACGCATGCTCGCCGTCATGGTCAAGGCCGGCTTCCCCCGCACCTGCATCGCCGCCGGCGGCGACCTCCGGCTCGGCGACCCGCCCCCGGGCAAGACCGCCTGGCGCGTCGGCCTCCAGACCTTCAACGAGGAAAAGCCGGAGGAAGTCGTCGAGCTGGCAAACTGCGCCGTCTCCACCTCCGGCGACCTGCATCAGTTCGCGGAGATCGACGGCAAGCGCTACTCCCACATCATCGACCCCGCGACCGGCCTCGGCCTCACCGAGCGCATCGCAGTCAGCATCATCGCACCCACCGCCACCATCAGTGACGCCCTCGACAACGCCTCCTGCGTGATCGGCCCGGAAAAAGCGGAAGCGGTCGCCCTGAAAGCTGGCGCGACCCGGGTGATCGTGCGGACGGCGCGTTGAACCTCGTCCAAGTGACGGAGTCGTTAGACGCTATCCGGGCTTTGACGTCCGGCTCCGCAGCGCCACCTTCGCCGCGTGCCATTTCCCCCCGACTTCCTCTTCGGGACCGCCAACGCCGACCACCAGGTGGAGGCGCACGATCCCACGCGTGAGGACGTCTGGGATCTCTGGGAACGCCACCAGGGCCTGACCCCGCGCGGAAAGGGCACCGATTTCTGGAATCGCTACCGCGAGGACATCGACGCGGCCGCAGCCGCTGGCTGCAAGCTGTTCCGCTTCTCCATCGCATGGGCGCGGGTCGAGTCGGGTGACGACGTTTTCGAGCAGGGAGCGCTCGGCCACTACCGCAAGGTCGCCGCCTACATCCGCTCGCACGGCATGCAGGTGATGGTCACGCTGCATCACTTCGTCTGGCCCGCATGGCTGGAGCGCGAGCATGGCGGCATGATCGGCGAAAAATTCCCCGATCTCTTCGCCCGCTACGCCGCCAAGGTCTCGGAAGCACTCGGCGATCTCGTCGACTGGTGGATCACCTTCAATGAACCGAGCCAGCTCACCTTCGGCTACATCAAGCCATGGTGGCAGAGCCGCTACTACATGCCCCCCGGCCTCCCGCGTGGCAGCGATGTCGACGCCGAGGCAGAAGCGGTGGGCAAGCTGATCCCGAACCTCTTCCGCGCTCACGCCCGGGCACGGAAAGCCATCCGCGCCCAATTTCCGGATACCAAGGTCGGCGTGAATCCCCTCGTCACCGGCTTCCCCACCTGGCTCCAGATGCTGGCCGACTGGGGCGCCTGCCATCGTGGCCTGTCGGAAGCGGTCTTCAAATTCACCACCAAGGGCGCTCTGGTCAGCGAACGCGGCGACGTCGATCTCGTGATCGGCGGCGTGACCGAAGGCGATCCAACACGCTTCGAATTCAGCGATCCCTACCTGCGCACCGGCAAGGCCGTGCTGGTGCTCGAGGGGTTCGAAGGCACCGACCTCACCTCCCTAGCGGGAAAAGAAATTGGCGTCGTCGCCGTGGGCAACCAGCCCGAAGGCTGGCGGCGCGACCTGCCACCACAGGTGAAGAAGAAGATGTTCCCGAACTACGATGAAGCCCGTAGTTCGCTCGCCGCCGGAAAAGTCGCCGCGGTCTATGGCGACGCCTTCTTCCTGCTCCCCTTCGAGCTCAACAACCGCGAGCGCTTCCGTTTCCTCGTCACCGGCCTGAGCGACGAGCAATACGTGGTCGTCGCCCCCCACGGTCACCAGCGCCTCATGGACCGCGTGAACCGGGCCGTCGCGCAATTCCAATACGACTTGGAGCTCGCCTGCAGCGTGCCATGGATTTCCCAGCCCGAAGCCGTGGCCAAGGAAGCCCAGCGTCCCCTATCACTCCACGAGGTCTTCAGCGGCGGCGACTCGCTGCCCGATCATCTTTCCACCAGCCGCGATCTCCGGCGCATCCGTCGCCGCGGTCGCTTGCGCGTCGGCCTCCGCACCGATGCCCCTGGCGTGTCCAATGCCTGCGCCGAGGACGGCCTCGAAATGAAACTCGCCCGTCGCATCGCCCGCGAAGTGCTCGGCGATGAGGCCAAGCTCGACATCGTCCCACTGGAACCCGTCGAACGGCTTGAGGTGTTAGAGAGCAAGTCCGGCTGGCTGAACTGGGCATGGCGCTTCTGGGGCACCACCAGCCTGATCGCGAATGCCAACTGGTGGTACCTCGGCATCTCCGGCCGCTTGCCCGAGGAACTTTGCCCCGACGAAGCGATCGGCGCCCAAGACTTCGTCGGCCTCGACTACTACTGGGGCCTGCCCACCTGGCGGCTGCACAAGTTCCGGCTGTTAGAAGACGCCGCCCACGGCCGCTTCCTCACCGCCCCGGTATGGCCGCAGGGCCTCTTCCATGCACTGCAACGCTTCCATCGCTGGTTCCCCGACCAGGAAATCCTCATCGTTGAAAACGGCTGCGTCCCCGAAGCCGACGGCATGACCCGTGGTCAATACATCAAGGCCCACCTCGCCCAAGTCGAACGCGCCCTGGCAAACGGCGTGCCCGTGAAAGCCTACAACTACTGGTCCATCACCTCCAACCGCGAGTGGGGCCACCCCTTCGACCCGAACACCGACTTCGGCCTCTACTTCGTCGACCTCGACAAGGATCCCACCCTCATCCGCCACGAAGCCGAAGGCCTCGCCGTCCTCCGCGAGGCGATCAAGAAGCGCACGACTCCCTGATCGCCCGCGTCCGCTCGCAGCGTCAGCGCTTCGCCAACGCCACGAGAATGGCCTTCTGCGCATGCAAGCGGTTCTCCGCTTCCTGGAAAATCACGTCCGCGTGCTTCTCCAGCACTTCCTCGGTGATCTCCTTGCCGCGATACGCCGGCAGGCAGTGGAGCACGATGTGGCCGTCCGCGGCGTTCGCCAGCAGCCCGGCATTAACCTGGAAGGGGCCGAAAGCATCTTCCTTCTCCTTCTGGTCCTCCTGGCCCATCGAGAGCCACACGTCGGTATTGATCACGTGCGCACCTCTCGCAGCCACGGCGGGATCGGTGGTCACGGTCACATTCGGAGCATCCAGCTTCGCGAGGAATTCGGCGGGCGGCTGATAGTCAGCAGGCGCAGCGACAGCGAGTTCGAAGCCAAGCCGCTTCGCCGCCCACATCCACGAGATCGTCATGTTAGAGAAGCCATCGCCGATGAAGGCGATCTTCTTCCCCTCCCACTCGCCGAGCGTCTCCTTCACGGTAAGCAAGTCCGCAAGGATCTGGCATGGATGCTCGTCATCCGTCAGCGCATTGATCGTCGGAATGCCGGAGTAGTTCGAGAAATCCACCACATCCTGCTGGGCGAAAGTCCGGATGATGCAGCCATGGACCATCCGGCCGAGAACGCGCGCGGTGTCCTTGATCGGTTCCCCGCGTCCGAGCTGGATGTCATTCTTCGAAAGGAACATCGGGAAGCCACCAAGCTCGCGGATGCCGACCTCGAAGGAGACTCGCGTCCGCGTCGACGACTTCGTGAAGATCATGGCCCACGTCTGCCCGGCCAGCGGCTGCTCATGATGACCGCGTTCGGCTTTCAACCGTTCGGCATCATTGAGCAGCGTGGTAATCTCCGCGGCGGTGAGTTCTTCAATGGAAAGGAGATGCTTCATCTTCAAGCAGGTGAAAGGGATTCAAGGACACCCTTGAGCAGGGCGAGTGCCTCATCGACTTCAGCGTCGGAGACATTGAGCGGAGGCAGGAGTCGGATGGTTTCCGGACCAGCAGGCGGAACCAGCAAGCCAGCTTCCAACGCCTTGCTGCAAACAAACGCGGCAGGGAGCTTGCCTTCGGGAACAGCGAACTTCGAGACATCGAGGCCAATGCCTAACAGCAGGCCCACGCCCCGGACTTCCGTGACGACCGGCAGCTGCCACGACACAACGATCTCCCGGATGCGCTGCTCCTGCTTCGCCACATTCGCGGTGAGGTTCTTCTCCGCAACCTCTTCCAGCACCGCAAGCGAAGCCGCGCACGCGAGCGGATTGCCGCCATAAGTGGTGCCGTGCGAGCCAGGCCCCATCAGCGAGGACAGCTCCTTGCCAGTGGCATCGATCGCGCGATCAGAAAGCCAGAACGCACCGATCGGAAAACCGCCGCCCATGCCCTTCGCCCACGAGATCGCATCCGGCTGGATCTCCGGCGCGATCGCCCGCCATGCCATCGTCGGACCGCAGCGACCGAAGCCGGTCTGCACTTCATCCAACAAAAGCAGCAGGTCGTGTTTCTTGCACAGCGCCGCGACGCCCCGCAGGAACTCCGGCGTGGCGACATTCACGCCGCCCTCACCCTGCACCGGCTCTAACAAAATCCCCGCGGTGATCGGCGAAATCGCCGCTTCCAGCGCGGCGAGATCATTGAACGGCAAGTGCCGGAAACCCGGCAGCAGCGGATCAAAGCCCTCCTTCACCTTGTCCTGACCGGTGGCATTGATGCCGCCGAGCGTCCGGCCGTGGAAGGACTTCGTGAAACTGATCACCTCATACCGCGGCGAGCCATCGGCCTGTGGCCGCGCATGGCCGAACTTGCGAGCCGTCTTGATCAGGCCGTCGTTCGACTCGGCACCCGAGTTCGCGAAGAAAACCTTCCCCGGCAGCTTCACATGGTCTTCCACGATCACCCGTGCGAGCTCTTCCTGCTGGGGGATGCTGTAGAGATTCGACACATGCATCAGCGTGCCAGCCTGCTCGCGGATGGCATTCACCAGCCGCGGAGGACAGTGGCCGAGCGCGCACACGGCGATGCCAGTGCAGAAGTCGAGGTAGGATTTCCCGGCATCGTCCCACACGCGGGTACCCTCGCCGCGGACGAGCGTGACGGGGAAACGGGCGTAGGTGGATAGGACGTGGCTCATGGGAAAGGGGCGGACGCTAGCGGTCTTCATGGTTTTGGCAAATCGGGAAATTGAACGGTATTGGAAGGATTCAGGGGCGGGATGACGGCCTCCGGTCGTCGCTTCGGACCCGCCGCGACCCTCCAGGTGGCGAACAGCGTCAGCGCGGCACCCGCCAGCTCGAGACCCGTGAAACGCTCGCCGAAGAAGAAGAATGCCCCCACCGCCGTCACCAGCGGCAGCAGCATCTGGATGGAGGAACCCCGCGACACCGGCAGCGTCCGGTAAGCATTCGTCATCACGAGTTGCGAGACGCCGACCACCAGCGCGGCCCCCACCAGCCACAAATGCCCGTGCATCGGCAGCTTTGTGACCTCCGCACCCCGCATCGGCAGCGCCAGCAGGATACTATAAAAACACTGCGACCCATAAATCGTCCCGGCATGCTCGGTCGCCCGCAGCTTCCGGATCAAAACGACCACGATCCCCGCGCCCACCGCACCGGCCAGGCCAATGCCATCCCACGCGGTGATCCCATGCGTCGCATCGCCTCCGACGAACAGCAGCAGTCCGACGAAGCCGGCGAGCATCCACAGCAGCGCCTGCCGGGACACACCCTCCTTCAACCACCACGCCGCGATCAGCGTCGCGAAAATCGGATAGGTCAAATTCAGCACCACCGCCCGCGAAGCACCGAGTTCCGTGATCGTCAGGTAAAAAGCCGCGATCGAAAGCGCACCCACGATTCCCCGCAGGGCCACCAACTTGCTCCCCACCAATGCCTTCACCGACAGCCCGCGCCCGAAGCCATACAGCGCCGCGACCATCAGCATCCCCACCGTCCCGCGATAGAGCGCACCCATCCAGCCATCCGCGGCGGGCAGGTGCAGGCTCAGCCCGCGGAGCAGCAGCGTGTTCGTGGCAAACAGGAACACGGACAGCAGCATCAGCGCGAGGCCGCGCGGGTCATTGGGGTCGGGTGGTTTCATCGGATCATCGGTGGATCCGGAAACGGCAGGCCTGCGGGATGGGAATCATCTTTCCTCCGCCGGGCCCAGGGCCGCGTCCGGAGGTGGCAGGGTGCCATCAAGCTCCGAACGCACCCGTGCGCCAAAGGGCGCGGGCGGCGAGTCGGAGGTCTTTGCGAAGGTTCGCAGGCACGGCGGGGTAGTGGCAGGCCCCTACCCGAAAGTCAAGGAACCGTTCGTTAGGCCGGGCTTGCATGCCCGGAATTCCCCGCCGAGACTCCGCGCCATGTTCTTCGCTCCCAAGTGGAAGAAAGAAGCCAAGCTGCTCCACAAGAGCGCGCTGAAGTTCCT is a window of Luteolibacter sp. Y139 DNA encoding:
- a CDS encoding FAD:protein FMN transferase, producing the protein MKSFLRASLALLLAVSLHAEERRFVFERPLMATRFAVTCYSEDESTARKAADEAFAAAEEINRIASDYIPESELMRLPTGRATKVSPVFAELLTASFHFAEATGGAFDPTLGRLTKLWRESRRTGQLPEPADLANAREASGWKHATWDPAASTILLGKPGMQLDLGGIAKGFAAERMLAVMVKAGFPRTCIAAGGDLRLGDPPPGKTAWRVGLQTFNEEKPEEVVELANCAVSTSGDLHQFAEIDGKRYSHIIDPATGLGLTERIAVSIIAPTATISDALDNASCVIGPEKAEAVALKAGATRVIVRTAR
- a CDS encoding family 1 glycosylhydrolase → MPFPPDFLFGTANADHQVEAHDPTREDVWDLWERHQGLTPRGKGTDFWNRYREDIDAAAAAGCKLFRFSIAWARVESGDDVFEQGALGHYRKVAAYIRSHGMQVMVTLHHFVWPAWLEREHGGMIGEKFPDLFARYAAKVSEALGDLVDWWITFNEPSQLTFGYIKPWWQSRYYMPPGLPRGSDVDAEAEAVGKLIPNLFRAHARARKAIRAQFPDTKVGVNPLVTGFPTWLQMLADWGACHRGLSEAVFKFTTKGALVSERGDVDLVIGGVTEGDPTRFEFSDPYLRTGKAVLVLEGFEGTDLTSLAGKEIGVVAVGNQPEGWRRDLPPQVKKKMFPNYDEARSSLAAGKVAAVYGDAFFLLPFELNNRERFRFLVTGLSDEQYVVVAPHGHQRLMDRVNRAVAQFQYDLELACSVPWISQPEAVAKEAQRPLSLHEVFSGGDSLPDHLSTSRDLRRIRRRGRLRVGLRTDAPGVSNACAEDGLEMKLARRIAREVLGDEAKLDIVPLEPVERLEVLESKSGWLNWAWRFWGTTSLIANANWWYLGISGRLPEELCPDEAIGAQDFVGLDYYWGLPTWRLHKFRLLEDAAHGRFLTAPVWPQGLFHALQRFHRWFPDQEILIVENGCVPEADGMTRGQYIKAHLAQVERALANGVPVKAYNYWSITSNREWGHPFDPNTDFGLYFVDLDKDPTLIRHEAEGLAVLREAIKKRTTP
- the argF gene encoding ornithine carbamoyltransferase; translated protein: MKHLLSIEELTAAEITTLLNDAERLKAERGHHEQPLAGQTWAMIFTKSSTRTRVSFEVGIRELGGFPMFLSKNDIQLGRGEPIKDTARVLGRMVHGCIIRTFAQQDVVDFSNYSGIPTINALTDDEHPCQILADLLTVKETLGEWEGKKIAFIGDGFSNMTISWMWAAKRLGFELAVAAPADYQPPAEFLAKLDAPNVTVTTDPAVAARGAHVINTDVWLSMGQEDQKEKEDAFGPFQVNAGLLANAADGHIVLHCLPAYRGKEITEEVLEKHADVIFQEAENRLHAQKAILVALAKR
- a CDS encoding aspartate aminotransferase family protein; amino-acid sequence: MSHVLSTYARFPVTLVRGEGTRVWDDAGKSYLDFCTGIAVCALGHCPPRLVNAIREQAGTLMHVSNLYSIPQQEELARVIVEDHVKLPGKVFFANSGAESNDGLIKTARKFGHARPQADGSPRYEVISFTKSFHGRTLGGINATGQDKVKEGFDPLLPGFRHLPFNDLAALEAAISPITAGILLEPVQGEGGVNVATPEFLRGVAALCKKHDLLLLLDEVQTGFGRCGPTMAWRAIAPEIQPDAISWAKGMGGGFPIGAFWLSDRAIDATGKELSSLMGPGSHGTTYGGNPLACAASLAVLEEVAEKNLTANVAKQEQRIREIVVSWQLPVVTEVRGVGLLLGIGLDVSKFAVPEGKLPAAFVCSKALEAGLLVPPAGPETIRLLPPLNVSDAEVDEALALLKGVLESLSPA
- a CDS encoding DMT family transporter; the encoded protein is MKPPDPNDPRGLALMLLSVFLFATNTLLLRGLSLHLPAADGWMGALYRGTVGMLMVAALYGFGRGLSVKALVGSKLVALRGIVGALSIAAFYLTITELGASRAVVLNLTYPIFATLIAAWWLKEGVSRQALLWMLAGFVGLLLFVGGDATHGITAWDGIGLAGAVGAGIVVVLIRKLRATEHAGTIYGSQCFYSILLALPMRGAEVTKLPMHGHLWLVGAALVVGVSQLVMTNAYRTLPVSRGSSIQMLLPLVTAVGAFFFFGERFTGLELAGAALTLFATWRVAAGPKRRPEAVIPPLNPSNTVQFPDLPKP